Proteins co-encoded in one Novosphingobium sp. PP1Y genomic window:
- a CDS encoding CsbD family protein: MGELKDKAKGLANEIAGNIKQAAGESRNDPSLEAEGKAQEKKGEMQNLKGKVKGALGDKV, encoded by the coding sequence ATGGGTGAACTCAAGGACAAGGCCAAGGGCCTCGCTAACGAAATAGCCGGCAACATCAAGCAGGCTGCTGGCGAATCCCGCAATGATCCTTCACTCGAAGCAGAAGGCAAGGCCCAGGAAAAGAAGGGCGAGATGCAGAACCTGAAGGGCAAGGTGAAGGGCGCTTTGGGCGACAAGGTCTAG